In the genome of Dehalococcoidia bacterium, one region contains:
- the dxs gene encoding 1-deoxy-D-xylulose-5-phosphate synthase, whose amino-acid sequence MTDETTALSSTPLLDRVQRPQDLHAMTHGELEALAEEIRAELVRVVFETGGHLASNLGTVELTIALHSLLDSPRDKIVWDVGHQAYVHKLLTGRRDRFETIRQWEGLTPFCERDESEHDVWGAGHASTSLSAATGMAIARDLQGDDYNVVAVIGDGGLTGGMALEAINHIGHLGKRLIVVFNDNGMSIAPNVGAINRVFNKIRLDARYHFAKSSLGQIARKMPLGDTAWEASRRVKRSVKGMLMPSMLFEQLGFDYIGPVDGHDIGELRAALQTALQWEAKPVFIHAITQKGHGYAPAEADPVKLHGVSPAGGGSGGPPKYQDVFGAAVSELMRRDKTITAITAAMPDGTGLVKTMQEFPDRTFDVGICEQHGVTLAAGMATQGLTPIVAIYSTFLQRAYDQIIHDVCVQNLHVVFALDRAGFVGDDGRTHQGAFDLSYLSCIPNMVVSVPKDEQELRDLLFTGVEHSGPFALRYPRGAGTGVELRPGFQPIPIGSWEVLRAGDDVAIIACGAAVQPALSAAEELAEHGVSAAVLNARFVKPLDTELLLDYARRMRARHLLTIEENVVRGGLGSAVAVELQKAGLAEVKLECIGMPDRFVEHGSQKIQRARYGVTAAAIVQRLLSATPEAVPAS is encoded by the coding sequence ATGACCGACGAAACCACCGCCCTTTCATCGACGCCGCTGCTCGACCGCGTGCAGCGCCCGCAGGATCTGCACGCGATGACGCACGGCGAACTGGAGGCGCTGGCGGAAGAGATCCGCGCCGAGCTGGTCCGCGTCGTCTTCGAGACCGGCGGCCACCTCGCCTCCAACCTCGGCACCGTCGAGTTGACGATCGCGTTGCACTCGCTGCTGGACAGCCCGCGCGACAAGATCGTCTGGGACGTCGGCCACCAGGCCTATGTGCACAAGCTGCTCACCGGGCGGCGCGACCGCTTCGAGACGATCCGCCAGTGGGAGGGCCTCACGCCCTTCTGCGAGCGCGACGAGAGCGAGCACGACGTCTGGGGCGCCGGCCACGCCAGCACGTCGCTCTCGGCGGCGACAGGCATGGCGATCGCCCGCGATCTGCAGGGCGACGATTACAACGTGGTGGCCGTGATCGGCGACGGCGGCCTGACCGGCGGCATGGCGCTGGAAGCGATCAACCACATCGGCCACCTGGGCAAGCGGCTGATCGTTGTGTTCAACGACAACGGCATGTCGATCGCGCCGAACGTGGGCGCGATCAACCGCGTCTTCAACAAGATCCGGCTCGACGCCCGCTACCACTTCGCCAAGTCATCGCTCGGCCAGATCGCGCGCAAGATGCCGCTGGGCGATACGGCCTGGGAAGCCAGCCGCCGCGTCAAGCGCAGCGTGAAGGGCATGCTGATGCCGAGCATGCTGTTCGAGCAGCTCGGCTTCGACTACATCGGCCCCGTGGACGGGCACGACATCGGCGAGCTGCGCGCCGCCCTGCAGACGGCGCTGCAGTGGGAGGCCAAGCCGGTCTTCATCCACGCGATCACGCAGAAAGGCCACGGCTACGCGCCGGCCGAGGCTGACCCGGTGAAGCTGCACGGCGTCTCGCCGGCCGGCGGTGGCTCCGGCGGTCCACCCAAGTACCAGGATGTGTTCGGCGCCGCCGTGAGCGAGTTGATGCGCCGGGACAAGACGATCACGGCGATCACCGCGGCCATGCCGGACGGCACCGGCCTCGTCAAGACGATGCAGGAGTTCCCCGACCGCACTTTTGACGTCGGCATCTGCGAGCAGCACGGCGTCACGCTGGCGGCGGGCATGGCGACGCAAGGTCTGACGCCCATCGTCGCGATCTATTCGACGTTCCTGCAACGCGCCTACGACCAGATCATCCACGATGTCTGCGTGCAGAACCTGCACGTGGTTTTTGCCCTGGACCGCGCCGGCTTCGTGGGCGACGACGGCCGCACGCACCAGGGCGCCTTCGACCTCTCCTATCTCTCCTGCATCCCCAATATGGTCGTGTCCGTGCCAAAGGACGAGCAGGAGCTGCGCGACCTGCTGTTCACCGGCGTGGAGCACAGCGGTCCCTTCGCCCTGCGCTACCCGCGCGGCGCCGGCACGGGGGTCGAGCTACGGCCCGGCTTCCAGCCGATTCCGATCGGCAGCTGGGAGGTGCTGCGCGCAGGCGACGATGTGGCGATCATCGCCTGCGGCGCGGCGGTGCAGCCGGCGCTCAGCGCGGCTGAAGAACTGGCGGAGCACGGCGTCTCGGCCGCGGTGCTGAACGCGCGCTTCGTCAAGCCGCTGGATACGGAGCTGCTGCTCGACTACGCGCGGCGCATGCGGGCGCGTCATCTCTTGACGATCGAGGAGAACGTGGTGCGCGGCGGGCTTGGCTCCGCGGTCGCCGTGGAGCTGCAGAAGGCCGGGCTTGCCGAGGTCAAACTCGAGTGCATCGGCATGCCCGATCGCTTCGTGGAGCACGGCTCACAGAAGATCCAGCGGGCGCGCTACGGCGTCACCGCCGCGGCGATCGTGCAACGGTTGCTCAGCGCCACGCCGGAGGCGGTGCCGGCCTCCTAA
- a CDS encoding cytochrome P450 — MVVLEQRITLDTLDITDTERYVARGYPWREWDLLRREAPVFWYERPGFEPFWAITRHADIGFVSRNPQLFSNTQRLRLDSIEGVDILERSRERNARRYGGSPSDPPDFIFMDPPAHREYRALTSKNFTPRAMAGLEQHFREMSGEFVSDFARGLAASHPAGEPLDFVHELAAKLPVAAICEMAAIPREDWEKVFHWTEVLIGAGDAEYQRPGEDRETTARRASGEWKAYTSALIEQRRDAGATGDDLVSMLVRAEVAGEPLSERELINYINLLLAAGNETTRNATTGGVQALLQHPDQLSLLLENPSLVEPAVEEILRWTSIVIQFARTCVEDTEIRGQRIRKGETVAMWYPSANRDEAVFEDPYRFDITRDPNPHFAFGGYGEHFCLGANLARWELRVMLRALLPLLPDLELAGPAEMVAHSLHVGGIKRLPVRYRLRA, encoded by the coding sequence ATGGTCGTACTCGAACAGCGGATTACGCTCGACACCCTCGACATCACCGACACCGAGCGCTACGTGGCGCGAGGCTACCCCTGGCGCGAGTGGGACCTGTTGCGGCGCGAGGCGCCGGTCTTCTGGTACGAACGCCCCGGCTTCGAGCCGTTCTGGGCGATCACGAGGCACGCGGATATCGGCTTCGTTTCACGCAACCCGCAGCTCTTCTCCAACACGCAGCGGCTGCGCCTGGACAGCATCGAGGGTGTGGACATCCTGGAGCGCAGCCGCGAGCGCAACGCGCGGCGCTACGGCGGCAGCCCGAGCGATCCGCCCGACTTCATCTTCATGGACCCGCCGGCGCACCGGGAATACCGCGCCCTGACGAGCAAGAACTTCACTCCGCGCGCGATGGCCGGCCTGGAGCAGCACTTCCGCGAGATGTCCGGCGAGTTCGTGTCGGACTTCGCACGCGGCCTGGCGGCCAGCCACCCGGCAGGCGAGCCGCTGGACTTCGTCCACGAGCTGGCGGCGAAATTGCCGGTGGCGGCGATCTGCGAGATGGCGGCGATCCCGCGGGAGGACTGGGAGAAGGTCTTCCACTGGACCGAGGTGCTGATCGGCGCGGGCGACGCGGAGTACCAGCGCCCCGGCGAGGACCGTGAAACCACTGCTCGACGAGCCAGCGGCGAATGGAAGGCCTACACCTCGGCGCTGATCGAGCAGCGCCGCGATGCCGGCGCGACCGGCGACGACCTGGTCAGCATGCTCGTGCGCGCGGAGGTTGCAGGCGAGCCGTTGAGCGAGCGCGAGCTGATCAACTACATCAACCTGCTGCTGGCGGCCGGCAACGAGACCACGCGCAATGCCACGACCGGCGGCGTCCAGGCGCTCTTGCAGCACCCGGACCAGTTGAGCCTGCTGCTAGAGAACCCTTCTCTGGTCGAGCCGGCCGTGGAGGAGATCCTGCGCTGGACCTCGATCGTGATCCAGTTCGCGCGCACCTGCGTGGAAGACACGGAGATCCGCGGCCAGCGCATCCGCAAGGGCGAAACGGTGGCGATGTGGTATCCGTCCGCCAATCGCGACGAAGCGGTCTTCGAGGACCCGTACCGCTTCGACATCACCCGCGATCCGAATCCGCACTTCGCCTTCGGGGGCTACGGCGAGCACTTCTGCCTGGGCGCCAACCTGGCGCGCTGGGAGCTGCGCGTGATGCTGCGCGCCCTGCTGCCGCTGCTGCCCGACCTGGAGCTGGCCGGCCCGGCGGAGATGGTCGCGCACAGCCTGCACGTGGGCGGGATCAAGCGGCTGCCGGTTCGCTACCGGCTGCGCGCTTGA
- a CDS encoding cupredoxin domain-containing protein: MRSGLVRILLPAGLAVALVGTAACGSSNNNGNTAANSGTTNSAAPVASVVSSPAAGVSVTKPAGTVAAPSAGSPAAAATALTEVATDNKFSETKYTVKAGVPATLTIENHGQAIHNWHLLDMKDDSGKEIKTDLTNGGKSSSVTFTISKPGTYNFHCDVHPTEMTGTLVVQ; encoded by the coding sequence ATGCGGTCTGGTCTTGTTCGAATCCTGCTGCCCGCCGGTCTTGCGGTGGCGCTGGTGGGCACGGCGGCCTGCGGCAGCAGCAACAACAACGGCAACACGGCGGCGAACAGCGGCACGACCAATAGCGCCGCGCCCGTGGCGTCGGTGGTATCTTCGCCCGCCGCTGGGGTGTCCGTGACGAAGCCGGCCGGCACCGTCGCAGCCCCCAGTGCGGGGTCGCCCGCGGCCGCGGCGACCGCGCTCACGGAAGTCGCCACCGACAATAAGTTCTCCGAGACCAAGTACACGGTGAAGGCCGGCGTGCCGGCGACCCTGACCATCGAGAATCACGGCCAGGCGATCCACAACTGGCACCTGCTCGACATGAAGGACGACAGCGGCAAGGAGATCAAGACCGATCTGACCAACGGCGGCAAGAGCAGCTCGGTGACCTTCACGATCAGCAAGCCCGGCACCTACAACTTCCACTGCGACGTGCATCCGACGGAGATGACGGGCACATTGGTTGTGCAGTAG
- a CDS encoding thioredoxin family protein: protein MIRLGATGRFAAAGRWPLAAVLCGSLALLACGGGKNNTAAGAKAPAKAPAATQAAAATPDLAGPACPPGGSLRPVIASSELVTGPNRFTIGILDRQCTPIPDAKVHLKFFELVGQAQGNQAQGTLRFEADATFRSPGREAGLPAVETVTRPDGTRISVASGGDDVGIYEAQVAFDKAGNWGVEADVTGADAVHSGVVRTPFTVLAQSTTPAIGSPAPRSQNLTVKDDPQFKLIDTSAHPSADMHTETVAEAIAQHHPTLVLFATPGYCTSRLCGPELELARKLEPKYQGKADFIHIEIYKNPQTKELMPAVEEWRLQTEPWFFVVDKNGNVAAKFEGPTTLEEIDAALTKVTAG, encoded by the coding sequence GTGATACGGCTCGGGGCAACGGGTCGGTTTGCAGCGGCGGGAAGGTGGCCGCTGGCGGCGGTCCTCTGCGGCTCTCTGGCGTTGCTCGCCTGCGGCGGCGGCAAGAACAACACCGCCGCCGGTGCCAAAGCACCGGCCAAGGCGCCGGCAGCGACGCAGGCGGCCGCGGCCACACCCGACCTCGCCGGCCCTGCCTGCCCGCCGGGCGGCAGCCTGCGGCCGGTGATCGCCTCATCGGAGCTGGTGACAGGACCGAACCGCTTCACGATCGGCATCCTCGACCGCCAGTGCACGCCGATACCGGATGCGAAGGTCCACCTCAAGTTCTTCGAGCTGGTCGGGCAGGCGCAGGGCAACCAGGCACAGGGCACCCTTCGCTTCGAGGCCGACGCGACCTTCCGCTCACCGGGCCGCGAGGCCGGCCTGCCCGCCGTGGAGACCGTGACGCGGCCCGACGGTACGCGCATCTCCGTGGCCAGCGGCGGTGACGACGTGGGCATCTACGAGGCGCAGGTCGCCTTCGACAAGGCGGGCAACTGGGGCGTGGAGGCGGACGTGACGGGCGCCGACGCCGTGCACAGCGGCGTGGTGCGCACGCCGTTCACGGTGCTGGCGCAGAGCACGACCCCGGCGATCGGCTCGCCGGCGCCGCGCAGTCAGAACCTGACGGTGAAGGACGATCCGCAGTTCAAGCTGATCGACACCTCCGCGCACCCCTCGGCCGACATGCACACGGAAACGGTGGCCGAGGCGATCGCGCAGCACCACCCGACGCTCGTGCTGTTCGCCACGCCGGGCTACTGCACCAGCCGCCTCTGCGGGCCGGAGCTGGAATTGGCGCGCAAGCTGGAGCCGAAGTACCAGGGCAAGGCAGACTTCATCCACATCGAGATCTACAAGAATCCCCAGACCAAGGAGCTGATGCCCGCGGTGGAGGAGTGGCGCCTGCAGACGGAGCCCTGGTTCTTCGTCGTGGACAAGAACGGGAATGTCGCCGCGAAGTTCGAGGGGCCGACCACGCTGGAGGAGATCGACGCGGCGCTGACAAAGGTGACGGCCGGATGA